The Gloeocapsa sp. PCC 73106 genomic sequence CGCTAACAATGTCACTTTCACTTACTGCAGTTACGTAGCGGGGTTTGCCATCTCTTAGGGCTAATCCATTGAGATGACATTTATCTTCTGCACCTAAGCGCGAGATAAAGGGGGGTTGCCACCAGGGGATAAAACTGTGACTGGGGGATACAGTGCTTAAACAGCTAAACAGTGTGTTAACGAAGATAATCCCCTCTGATTGAGTGTAGGTGATGTCGTGAACGTCTAAATCCCCAGTTACATAACTCATTTGGGGCACATAAAGAGCATCGTAATCCTGATAGGTTTCCCCAAGTTGTAGGGTATTTTCCCAACGCCAAATCTGATATAGGGTTGATATATATAGTGAATTATTTGTGGCGTACAAGCCCATACAGCGATCTAAAGTTCTTTCAAATACTGATAATTGTCCTGTGGGTTGTAAGCCGATGAAAAAGATTTTTCCTGCTTGGTAAGTAGTAAAGGCGAAGCTCAAGTTTTGCTCTGCCAACCAGGATACAAATTGTCGAGATGTGTTCATCTCTATTTGAGGGCTAGGTGTGTCCATAAATTACGATATGCTTAATGTTTATTGAGATTACCATATTTGGAAATGTTTAATCTTGATAAGAGTTCCTGATTTAGCGTCAGATTGAATCGATAAACTTCCTCCATGGGCCTCTACAATACGTTTAACGATCGCTAGTCCTAATCCTGTTCCTCCGGGTTTACCAGAGCAAAAAGGTTGAGTTATCTTAGGTAAAAGCTCCTTAGGTATGGGAATACCCCCATTATGAATACCAATAGAGATTAAATCTGTCTCCGGTTCTTTTTCTACCTTGCAAGTAACTATCTCACCTGGGGCGATCGCTTCTACAGCATTACGCACCAGATTGATTAGTACCTGTTTTAGCTTGTCTTTGTCTGCTAATACTTGGACTGAAGGGATTACAGGTATAAATTTAAGCTTGCGTTCTTGAACTTCTGGCATTTCCTCAAGGGTTAAAAGAGTTGTCTCGATGAACTGATTGATATTAAATCTCTCAAGTTCCAATTTCTGAGGTTTGGCGTAGAGTAAAATTTCTTTGAGCAAGTTTTGTAAACGTTGAGCTTCTTCTACTGCTAAGTTTGCCCTGAGCTGATCTCGTTCTGTGGTGTAAATTTTTTGAAAGTAATTGATAACCATGAGAATTGTTGTTAAAGGATTACGAATTTCATGGACGATCATTGAGGCAAATTCGCCAATCGCTGCTAGTCTTTCCTGTTCAATGATGCGAGCTTGAGCTAGGCGCAATGCTTCGGTTTGTTTAATAACCTCCGCTTCTAAAATTTGATTAAATTCTCGCTGTTGCTGATAGAGAAAATAGTTATCGATCGCAGTTGCCGCCCGTTCGGCAAATAATTCTACTATACGCACCTCATCCGCTGTAAAAAACCTTGGTTCCTTGCAAAAAGAACAAATCGTGCCAATCACTTTTCCCGAATTCATCCGTAAAGGTATTCCCAAGTAGGATAGATAACCCTCGGGGGGACAGCCATATTCTGCAGAGTTTTTGGCATTCTCAACACATAACGTTTGTCCAGTTTTAACCACTGTCTCAGTCAGAGATCCATGCAATGAATAGATCTGATCACCTTCACCTAAATCAATACTACTAGCCATGAGGCGCTCTGTTTTGTTTTGACAAAGCGTCACAACGGACCAATCCAGCTTGATTAAATAACTGACGCTGCAAGCGATCTCATGCAGATAACTATCTAAGTTGTTACTCTGATAGCTGAGTGAAGACAGGATTTCTAAAATTGCCTGAGCTTGCTGCCAATGAGAGTTTTGCGATTTCATTTCCTAACTATCAACTCATTAATCCCTAATATAGCGTTTAATTCCTACTGCTATCTGTAAGCTATTCTTAAATCTGTATAAAAAGTACATGAAAGTTAACATTATGAAAAAGTTTAAGTGAAGAAAATGTAAATAACTAACATTTCAAAGAAATAAAAAACTATAATTATACTTGACAGAATATATTAAGTGTAAAGTCACCTAATGTCAGCTATGAGTCTTAACGGATATTTATCACAGTATTCTCTTCCTGAACTATTTCAGTTAATTCAACAAGGTCAAAAAACTGGGAGATTGACGCTCTCCTGCTCAAACCAAATGCAACATGCTAATCACTATATTTGGTTTAGCAATGGTGCGATAGTAGCGGCGGCGAACCAATTAAATCAAGACGGTTTAGCTTCAATGATCGAAGAAAGAAAATGGTTAAAAAAAGAAATAATAAGTACAATCGCCAGAATTTGCGCTACTAATACTCCGATTGGTTTATACTTAAAGGGACAAAATCTTTTAAACGCAGAACAATTAAAAATTTTGTTTTATCTACAAGTGATGCGGCAAGTTTGTGAGTTATTTAAGCTCAAAGAAGCTCGTTTTTATTTTGATAACAATGCACCCATACCCATGGCAGAAATGACTGGGCTAAGTAGCCAAGCTACAGAAATAACCTTAGAAGGTTTAAGAGTATTAAAAGATTGGTCTGCATTGACTGAAAAACTACCCACATCAACCTCAGGAATAGTCAGCATCGTCAAAGGCTATCCCAAACTATCCCTGAACAAATTAGAGTCTAGAGTGTGGGAATACACCGATGGTAAAACATCTCTGAGTAAAATAGCTAAGCAGTTGAACTTACCAATAGAACAAGTACAACAGATCGCTTTTCGTCTAGTCATAGTTAATCTAGCCCAAGAAGTTCCAGTAATCGTCAATCCCTTAGTTACTACTAAGGTAAAACTAGCCTCAGAAATAGAAGAAGGCGATCGCCAATCTACTCAAATTAGTAGGTCATTTGTGCAAGATTTACTTGGTTTTTTAAGTAAATGTCAATGATAAAATAAAGCAAAACCTCAACTGTTAAACTGAATGAATCTAATTATTCTCTATTTTGTTTTAATTGCGGTTATGCTTATCGGTGTGGTTGGGGCTCTGCTACCCGCTATACCGGGAGTTGGTCTAATTTTGGCAGCAATTTTGGTTTGGGGATTTGTCACTCAATTCCATGGTATGGCTTTGTCTTTGGTGGTTACTCTAGTAATCTTGTTGTTGAGTCTAGGAGTAGAGATTTTAGCTACCTATTGGGGAGTGAAAAAATTTGGCGCTAGCTCTTGGAGTCAAATCGGTAGTATTATCGGTTTAATTGTGGGAATGTTGGGTTTATTACCCGCTTTACCAATTGGGGGACCGATTGTGGGTATTTTGGTGGGTTCTATATTAGGGGGATTTATTGGGGAGTTCGCTTATCGCCGAGAAATGGAGTTAATACCTAGGTTACAAGTAGCAAGTAAGGTTTGTTTAGGTATTGTGGTAGGTTCAGTGGTTGGGAACATCATTAAAGCTCTGTTAGCATTAACTGCGGTTATCGTTTTTATCTTGACAACTTGGTCTACGTTACCAGATTTTCAGGGCGTTTCTTTCGATTGGTCAATTATAGAGCAAATTACCGATAGATTAAATAACTCTCTTCTCCCAGAGGCTAAAGAGTGGTTACAAGCGATCGCTGAGCAATTAGGAAAATTAAGACTCAATAACGGTATCTTCGAACAAGCAAAAGAATGGTTACAGGGTATCACTTAACTGGAACTATGTCAGAGTGCCATGAATTCTGGAGCTATATCCACTATCTCCTCAAAATGGGGGACTCAGGGCTTAAAAAATTCTATTTATTCGTAATGATATCTACAAGCGAGAAAATCAATTTGAGTATTTCCCACCCGATACACAAGCCTATGTTCTAAATCGGTTCGCCGTGACCAGATATCTGTATCTAGATACTTCAATGGTTCTGGTTTGCCGATACCCTTGAACGGATCTTGCATGACAGCCGTCACCAAATCCAAGATTTTCGACGCTTTCTGAAAATCTTGCTTAAACCACCAAGCCAAATCTTCTTTAAACTTAGAACTAAAACCAGGACTGCGATTAAATACAATTGGCTTAATTCCGTCGGTTTCAGCGTTCTTTTTCTTCTTCTTGCTCAATTCCCAACTCCTGCTGAAGTTCTGCGATAGATTCAGGTTGAATCTTTCCCGTTTTCGATTCCTCTATTGCCTCCAATAACCGACGTGCATTCGCCGGAGAGCGCAAAAGATAAACAGTTTCAACCAAACTTACCAGATCAGACTCAGCAATCAAGGCTACATTTTCAGCATCACGACGGTTGATGACATACACCTGATGATTGGCTACAACCAAGTCTAACAAATTGAACAAGTCATTTCTCGCATTGGTTGGGGATGTTATTTTGTAAGACAACATTAGTTTATGTACATGATTCTGCACATTGATTATAAAACACTATACTGCTAATTGCCTAAAAAACATAAGCGATCGCAGTACCAGAACAACCAACAGAAGAAGTGCGATCGCCCTCGAATAATCAGAATCATCCGGTGGTAATGTCCTAATTTCGTCCCTTAGGGAGGAGCCGTGTGAGATGAAAATCTCAAGCACAGTTCTGAAGACGAGTCGAGGAGGTGACCGTTCGGCTTAGTTTAACTTGTCTCAAAGAGTGTATCAATGCGGCTTTCAGGATTTCGCTACTTAACAGACCAGTGCCGAAAAAAGGACGTAAGGGAGTAGTTAACGATAAATTATTCGTGCTTAATTGAGGTTATTAGATGAACCGATCACTTTAGGAGTGAATCGGGAATATTTAACCTGTTTAGAGGGAGGATTTTCTGAGATGGCTACCATCCCCTTTTGCGTTTCTTCAAAATAAATAACTCCTCCCGTACGGTTTCCTACGGTAAAGACACCATGCAAGAAATTGAAGTTTGATAGATGAATTAACAGCAATTTCTCAACCGTTTCGTTAAAGAGTTGCTGATTCACTATGACGATGATTTTTTCAAGTAAGGGGTGACGGATGGGTTCTCCTATATCAGTAAACGCCCAATGGTCAGCAAAATGAGTCATAAAGTATGACCATATATTGGCAAGATTTTCTTCATGGGAAAGCATGAATTTTAAGTTGTCTAATCGTTCAAAGTTAATCATAATGATAATGATAAAACAGAAATTATGGGATTTTTAAAATGATCTTTGACCAGTATTGCAGATAAATTGGGTAATGGTGTTGTCGTTGGCCACGGAATTCGGCGTTATGTTGTAAGGCAAAGATTAGGTACAGACGTCTGCATTTAAAATTAAACCCTTACTGTATAAAGGTTTAAAAGTTATTATACATATTTTACACTATGTATGTCTTGCATCATCTCATGAGTTATAATCGCTTTATAGAGGTGTACGGATCCAATTTAAGCTAAATTAAAGCTTGACCACCTGAAAATTAGCCAATGAAAAATAATAAGTCCAATTATTACTTATTGCTTCCTTATTTACGTCCCCAACTGACCACACTATTACAAGCATTAAGTTGTACTCTAATATTTACGATTTTTTGGCCAGTTTTGGCATGGTTAGCGGGACGTATGGCTAAGTATATTGGCGCAGGTGATTTAGGTGCGATCGCTCAGTTAGCGGGAGTAGCGGCGATCGTCTTTCTGGTGCGAGGGATAGTACAATACGGTCAAGATTCTCTGATGGCGAAAGCTGCACTAAAGATAGCGAGAGATCTGCGGATACGAGTATATAGTCATCTACAGACACTGAGTTTAAGTTATTTTGCCGTGAGTAAAACAGGAGATTTAGCGTACCGACTCACAGAAGATATAGATCGCATTGGGGAAGTAATTAACAAAGTTTTCCATCAGTTCGTTCCCTGTATCTTACAGTTAGTGGTCGTTGTTGGCTATATGTTTTTTCTCAACTGGCAATTGACCCTAGGTGTAATAATTGTAGCACCTTTGATGGCCTTGTTAATTACCGTATTCGGATCCCAATTATTAAAATTTTCCCGACGTTCTCAAGCGCGTATTTCCAACCTTTCAGCCTTACTGACAGAGGTATTTAGCGGTATGCGTCTGATTCAAGCATTTAACGCTCAAGAGTATGAAATCGAGCGTTTTGTCGAAGAAGCGGAACAAAATCGACGCATCAAACTGTTAACCGAGAAACTCAAAGCCTTTCAATTCGTGGTGGTCGGTTTTTTAGAAGCGATGAGTATAGTGTTTCTCTTTTTCTTGGGAGGATGGCAAATAGCGAAAGGGAATTTAATAGGGAGCGAGTTTGTTAGTTATGTAGCTGCGGTAGCTTTACTGATTGACCCCATTACCATAACTACTAGTAACTATAATGATTTTAAACAGGGAGAAGCTTCAGTAGATCGCATTTTTGAGTTATTCGCGATTCAACCTGAGATTCTAGAAAAACCAGGAGCGATCGCCCTAAATTCAGTCAAAGGAAAAGTAGAATATCATAGCGTTAGTTTTGCCTATGATAACTTCAAATCAGTTTTAACCGATCTCAGTTTTACTGCTCAACCCGGAGAAATGATCGCCCTAGTGGGTTCATCGGGTGCGGGAAAGACCACCTTAATTAATTTGCTGTTACGCTTTAACAGTCCTAATGGGGGCAAAATTCTTGTAGACGATATAGACATCGCACAAGTCACTCTCAACAGTCTACGCGCTCAGATGGCCGTTGTGCCTCAAGAAACTATACTGTTTTCCGGTACAATCGCTGAAAACATTGCCTTTGGTCAAACCCAGTTCGATTTAATAGAGGTCGAACAAGCAGCGAAGATCGCCAACGCTCACGAGTTTATTAATCAACTACCCGCGGGTTATCAAGCTTACCTAGGGGAAAGAGGAGTAAATTTATCTGGTGGACAACGCCAAAGAATCGCGATTGCTAGAGCTATTTTTCGCGATCCTAGTATTTTAATATTAGATGAAGCCACTTCTTCCCTCGATTCAGAATCAGAGAGTCTAGTACAACAAGCTTTAGAGCGCATTATGGAGAATCGTACCGTATTTGTGATCGCTCATCGCCTAGCGACAGTACGACGAGCTGATCGCATTTTAGTTTTAGAAAAAGGACAAGTAATAGAAGCAGGAACTCATC encodes the following:
- a CDS encoding ABC transporter ATP-binding protein, producing MKNNKSNYYLLLPYLRPQLTTLLQALSCTLIFTIFWPVLAWLAGRMAKYIGAGDLGAIAQLAGVAAIVFLVRGIVQYGQDSLMAKAALKIARDLRIRVYSHLQTLSLSYFAVSKTGDLAYRLTEDIDRIGEVINKVFHQFVPCILQLVVVVGYMFFLNWQLTLGVIIVAPLMALLITVFGSQLLKFSRRSQARISNLSALLTEVFSGMRLIQAFNAQEYEIERFVEEAEQNRRIKLLTEKLKAFQFVVVGFLEAMSIVFLFFLGGWQIAKGNLIGSEFVSYVAAVALLIDPITITTSNYNDFKQGEASVDRIFELFAIQPEILEKPGAIALNSVKGKVEYHSVSFAYDNFKSVLTDLSFTAQPGEMIALVGSSGAGKTTLINLLLRFNSPNGGKILVDDIDIAQVTLNSLRAQMAVVPQETILFSGTIAENIAFGQTQFDLIEVEQAAKIANAHEFINQLPAGYQAYLGERGVNLSGGQRQRIAIARAIFRDPSILILDEATSSLDSESESLVQQALERIMENRTVFVIAHRLATVRRADRILVLEKGQVIEAGTHQELLSQQGRYAGFHAQQFS
- a CDS encoding DUF4388 domain-containing protein; protein product: MSLNGYLSQYSLPELFQLIQQGQKTGRLTLSCSNQMQHANHYIWFSNGAIVAAANQLNQDGLASMIEERKWLKKEIISTIARICATNTPIGLYLKGQNLLNAEQLKILFYLQVMRQVCELFKLKEARFYFDNNAPIPMAEMTGLSSQATEITLEGLRVLKDWSALTEKLPTSTSGIVSIVKGYPKLSLNKLESRVWEYTDGKTSLSKIAKQLNLPIEQVQQIAFRLVIVNLAQEVPVIVNPLVTTKVKLASEIEEGDRQSTQISRSFVQDLLGFLSKCQ
- a CDS encoding DUF456 domain-containing protein, whose amino-acid sequence is MNLIILYFVLIAVMLIGVVGALLPAIPGVGLILAAILVWGFVTQFHGMALSLVVTLVILLLSLGVEILATYWGVKKFGASSWSQIGSIIGLIVGMLGLLPALPIGGPIVGILVGSILGGFIGEFAYRREMELIPRLQVASKVCLGIVVGSVVGNIIKALLALTAVIVFILTTWSTLPDFQGVSFDWSIIEQITDRLNNSLLPEAKEWLQAIAEQLGKLRLNNGIFEQAKEWLQGIT
- a CDS encoding GAF domain-containing sensor histidine kinase; this encodes MKSQNSHWQQAQAILEILSSLSYQSNNLDSYLHEIACSVSYLIKLDWSVVTLCQNKTERLMASSIDLGEGDQIYSLHGSLTETVVKTGQTLCVENAKNSAEYGCPPEGYLSYLGIPLRMNSGKVIGTICSFCKEPRFFTADEVRIVELFAERAATAIDNYFLYQQQREFNQILEAEVIKQTEALRLAQARIIEQERLAAIGEFASMIVHEIRNPLTTILMVINYFQKIYTTERDQLRANLAVEEAQRLQNLLKEILLYAKPQKLELERFNINQFIETTLLTLEEMPEVQERKLKFIPVIPSVQVLADKDKLKQVLINLVRNAVEAIAPGEIVTCKVEKEPETDLISIGIHNGGIPIPKELLPKITQPFCSGKPGGTGLGLAIVKRIVEAHGGSLSIQSDAKSGTLIKIKHFQIW
- a CDS encoding type II toxin-antitoxin system Phd/YefM family antitoxin, which codes for MLSYKITSPTNARNDLFNLLDLVVANHQVYVINRRDAENVALIAESDLVSLVETVYLLRSPANARRLLEAIEESKTGKIQPESIAELQQELGIEQEEEKER
- a CDS encoding TIGR03032 family protein, which encodes MDTPSPQIEMNTSRQFVSWLAEQNLSFAFTTYQAGKIFFIGLQPTGQLSVFERTLDRCMGLYATNNSLYISTLYQIWRWENTLQLGETYQDYDALYVPQMSYVTGDLDVHDITYTQSEGIIFVNTLFSCLSTVSPSHSFIPWWQPPFISRLGAEDKCHLNGLALRDGKPRYVTAVSESDIVSGWREKRQTGGCVIDIQSNQIIARGLSMPHSPRWHQEKLWLLNSGTGEFGYIDLDTGKFNAIAFCPGYLRGLAFKGDFALVGLSKSRENKTFSGLLLDEKLKQAETEARCGIFVIDLKRGDIVHFLSVDGVVKELYDVVIFEGIQRPMAIGFLTDEIRRVITIGEPTHPEIS
- a CDS encoding Txe/YoeB family addiction module toxin; translation: MSKKKKKNAETDGIKPIVFNRSPGFSSKFKEDLAWWFKQDFQKASKILDLVTAVMQDPFKGIGKPEPLKYLDTDIWSRRTDLEHRLVYRVGNTQIDFLACRYHYE